One genomic segment of Amycolatopsis sp. Hca4 includes these proteins:
- a CDS encoding cysteine desulfurase family protein: MTYLDHAATTPMLPEAIAAMTEALSTVGNASALHSSGRRARRMVEEARETIAEALGARPSEVIFTGGGTESDNLAIKGIYWARRGEQEQRRRILCGAAEHHAVLDTVEWLEAHCGAEVTLLEVDSQGRVSPDVLRAAIAAEPENVALTTVMWANNEVGTINPIAELAAVCAEFDIPFHTDAVQAVGAVSVDFAASGAAALTLTGHKLGGPIGVGALLLGRDVPCSPLLHGGGQERNVRSGTLDVPAILGFAAAVRLSVVTRAEYAKRVEELRDGLVEAVQREVPDAVLNGGEGERLPSHAHFTFPGCAGDSLLMLLDAKGIECSTGSACTAGVAQPSHVLLAMGADPAAARGSLRFSLGHTSTAADVEAVAAEIGGVVMRARQAGLAGMRKQTQKQEV; the protein is encoded by the coding sequence ATGACCTATCTCGACCACGCGGCAACCACGCCGATGTTGCCCGAAGCCATAGCGGCGATGACCGAGGCGCTGTCCACCGTGGGCAACGCCTCGGCGCTGCACTCTTCGGGCCGCCGGGCCCGCCGGATGGTCGAAGAAGCCCGGGAGACGATCGCCGAGGCGCTGGGCGCCCGTCCCTCCGAGGTGATCTTCACCGGCGGAGGCACCGAGAGCGACAACCTCGCGATCAAGGGCATCTACTGGGCTCGCCGTGGCGAACAGGAGCAGCGGCGTCGCATCCTGTGCGGTGCCGCGGAGCACCACGCCGTGCTCGACACCGTGGAGTGGCTCGAGGCCCACTGCGGCGCCGAGGTGACGCTCCTCGAGGTGGACAGCCAGGGGCGAGTGTCGCCTGACGTCCTCCGGGCAGCCATCGCCGCGGAGCCCGAGAACGTGGCGTTGACCACCGTGATGTGGGCGAACAACGAGGTCGGCACGATCAACCCGATCGCCGAGCTGGCAGCAGTGTGCGCCGAGTTCGACATCCCCTTCCACACCGACGCGGTCCAGGCCGTCGGCGCGGTTTCGGTCGACTTCGCCGCCAGCGGCGCCGCTGCGCTCACGCTGACCGGTCACAAGCTCGGCGGCCCGATCGGCGTAGGAGCGCTTCTGCTCGGCCGTGACGTACCGTGCTCGCCCCTGCTGCACGGCGGAGGTCAGGAGCGCAATGTCCGCTCCGGCACCCTGGACGTCCCGGCGATCCTGGGATTCGCGGCTGCTGTCCGACTCAGCGTCGTCACCCGAGCCGAGTACGCGAAGCGCGTCGAGGAGCTTCGAGACGGGCTCGTCGAGGCCGTCCAACGCGAGGTGCCCGACGCAGTCCTCAACGGTGGAGAAGGCGAAAGGCTGCCCAGCCATGCTCACTTCACCTTTCCCGGGTGCGCCGGCGACAGCCTTTTGATGCTGCTCGACGCCAAGGGCATCGAGTGCTCGACGGGATCCGCGTGCACAGCAGGTGTCGCCCAGCCGAGTCACGTGCTGCTCGCCATGGGGGCCGACCCGGCGGCGGCCCGCGGTTCGCTCCGTTTCTCTCTCGGCCACACATCCACCGCCGCGGACGTCGAGGCTGTGGCCGCGGAGATCGGTGGCGTCGTCATGCGCGCCCGGCAGGCTGGCCTCGCCGGAATGCGCAAGCAGACCCAGAAGCAAGAGGTGTAA
- a CDS encoding MFS transporter: protein MASTIDSAPRRRSVLWSAEHRLTTIALLLVVTLVAFESMGVATAMPTLVADLHGLSLYSWPFTIFLISSVVATVLSGRLGDRLGPAPALLAGPLLFAAGLVVAGTASGMPMLLLGRALQGFGSGLLLVSVSLLIALTFTDHERPVIYAANAAAWVLPAVIGPSVAGVVTVSVGWRWVFLGLVPLVAIGVLMLVVVVRRLPAHEPATGGRRASVPQAIIAALGVAALTWAAQHQSLVALGYGTVGLIALGYALRTLLPAGTLTSRPGLPTVVASRALIAGAYAGMEAYLPLTMTAVHGYGPALAGLPLTITALGWSAASAAQGRYLGWSREASLRTGFLLVAAGLVCFGLVSQPWCPGWVAFVACAVGGAGMGIAMPAISVLLLRYSPEGERGFNTSAVQLADWVGSALLIGLGGVLLGVVGSVLDPSPAMALLTVALVGLAMVGVRLTGRWPSKV from the coding sequence ATGGCCTCGACGATCGACTCCGCACCTCGCCGCCGCAGTGTGCTCTGGAGCGCGGAACACCGGCTGACCACGATCGCGCTGCTGCTGGTCGTCACCTTGGTCGCGTTCGAGAGCATGGGCGTGGCGACGGCGATGCCCACGCTGGTCGCCGACCTCCACGGGCTGTCCCTCTATTCGTGGCCGTTCACGATCTTCCTGATCTCCAGCGTGGTCGCCACCGTGCTGTCGGGCCGGCTGGGCGACCGCCTCGGACCGGCGCCGGCGCTGCTCGCCGGTCCCTTGCTGTTCGCGGCCGGCCTGGTGGTCGCGGGGACGGCGAGCGGCATGCCGATGCTCCTGCTCGGCCGCGCCTTGCAGGGCTTCGGCTCGGGATTGCTCCTGGTTTCGGTCTCCCTGCTGATCGCCCTGACCTTCACCGACCACGAACGCCCGGTCATCTACGCGGCGAATGCCGCGGCCTGGGTCCTGCCGGCGGTCATCGGACCGTCGGTGGCCGGAGTCGTGACGGTCAGCGTCGGCTGGCGCTGGGTCTTCCTCGGCTTGGTCCCGCTCGTGGCGATCGGCGTCCTCATGCTGGTGGTGGTCGTCCGACGCCTGCCGGCGCACGAACCTGCCACGGGCGGGCGGCGGGCGAGCGTCCCGCAGGCGATCATCGCCGCGCTCGGCGTCGCGGCGTTGACCTGGGCCGCTCAGCACCAGTCACTGGTCGCGCTCGGCTACGGCACGGTGGGGCTGATCGCCCTGGGCTACGCGCTCCGGACGCTGCTGCCGGCCGGTACGTTGACATCGCGCCCAGGTCTGCCGACGGTTGTCGCCTCCCGCGCCCTGATCGCCGGGGCCTACGCGGGCATGGAGGCGTATCTCCCGCTGACGATGACGGCGGTCCACGGTTACGGCCCCGCTCTCGCCGGCCTGCCGCTGACGATCACGGCTTTGGGCTGGTCCGCGGCGTCGGCGGCCCAGGGCCGGTACCTCGGCTGGTCGCGGGAGGCGTCGCTACGCACCGGATTCCTGCTGGTGGCGGCGGGGCTGGTCTGCTTCGGTCTGGTTTCGCAGCCGTGGTGCCCCGGCTGGGTCGCATTCGTGGCGTGCGCGGTCGGTGGCGCAGGCATGGGGATCGCGATGCCCGCGATTTCCGTCCTCCTGCTCCGCTACTCACCCGAAGGCGAGCGCGGGTTCAACACCTCGGCGGTCCAGCTCGCGGACTGGGTCGGTTCCGCGCTGCTCATCGGTCTGGGCGGGGTTCTGCTCGGTGTGGTGGGCTCGGTGCTCGATCCGTCGCCGGCGATGGCCCTGCTCACCGTGGCCTTGGTCGGGCTGGCGATGGTGGGGGTCAGGCTGACCGGGCGGTGGCCGTCAAAGGTGTGA
- a CDS encoding LuxR C-terminal-related transcriptional regulator yields the protein MDASWSDPRHVLDVVERLLSAPRPHLLSRFTAELARLIPHRAAAMQTADCPRSPLKAIGDEAITQTVTSVELQRLVERSEPGKALVIDGVLGGIERRLILLASTPAVGRGAVLAVVPEEADPPTAELELAARLWHIVSTDAGQRATDPGPDVLASSLAATSARAQVITDLGQTHAATLMTLLSVLRSGRLSDTVARRTAVDLAADALLELKGVIDRDQAMSAEQVDAAFVTLKTQLADLVRHTEVDVDLADPIGDAALPQDIAHTARTLTRGLVLAALDRPATTRLRASWRVDGPVLRITVRDDCPQVADAIPPRGLTERLTALGGHWEIDAVPNWGTTVTASLPLGVAEPPELRPLDRLNPRELEVLSGISQGLRNRQIAGQLQLSEHTVKFHVRNILDKLDVSSRGEAAALARDLPLEPVVHRSA from the coding sequence ATGGACGCATCCTGGTCGGATCCGCGGCACGTGCTGGACGTCGTCGAGCGGCTCCTGTCGGCCCCGCGGCCCCACCTGCTCAGCCGGTTCACCGCCGAGCTGGCCCGGCTGATCCCCCACCGCGCGGCGGCGATGCAGACCGCCGACTGCCCCCGGAGCCCGCTCAAGGCCATCGGCGACGAAGCGATCACGCAGACCGTGACGAGCGTCGAGCTGCAGCGGCTGGTCGAGCGCAGCGAGCCGGGCAAGGCGTTGGTGATCGATGGCGTGCTCGGCGGCATCGAGCGCCGCCTGATCCTGCTCGCATCGACTCCGGCAGTCGGCCGGGGCGCGGTGCTCGCCGTCGTGCCGGAGGAAGCGGACCCGCCGACCGCGGAGCTGGAGCTGGCGGCCCGGCTGTGGCACATCGTGAGCACCGACGCCGGCCAGCGGGCGACGGACCCGGGACCGGACGTCCTGGCCAGCAGCCTCGCCGCGACCTCGGCACGCGCCCAGGTGATCACCGACCTCGGCCAGACACACGCGGCCACCCTGATGACGCTCCTGTCGGTCCTCCGCTCCGGCCGGCTCTCCGACACCGTCGCCCGCCGCACCGCGGTCGACCTCGCCGCCGACGCGCTGCTGGAGCTCAAAGGCGTCATCGACCGCGACCAGGCCATGTCCGCGGAGCAGGTGGACGCGGCCTTTGTGACCCTCAAGACCCAGCTGGCCGACCTGGTCCGGCACACGGAGGTCGACGTCGACCTCGCCGACCCGATCGGCGACGCCGCCCTCCCGCAGGACATCGCCCACACGGCGCGCACCCTGACCCGTGGCCTGGTGCTCGCCGCCCTGGACCGCCCCGCGACCACCCGGCTGCGGGCGTCCTGGCGCGTGGACGGCCCGGTGCTGCGGATCACCGTTCGCGACGACTGCCCCCAAGTCGCCGACGCGATCCCACCCCGAGGCCTGACCGAGCGGCTCACGGCCCTCGGCGGCCACTGGGAGATCGACGCCGTACCGAACTGGGGGACGACGGTCACCGCGTCCCTCCCGCTCGGCGTGGCCGAGCCGCCGGAACTGCGTCCGCTCGATCGGCTCAACCCGCGCGAGCTGGAGGTCCTGTCGGGCATCTCCCAGGGGCTGCGCAACCGGCAGATCGCCGGACAGCTGCAGCTCAGCGAGCACACGGTGAAGTTCCACGTCCGCAACATCCTGGACAAGCTGGACGTGAGTTCCCGCGGCGAGGCTGCCGCCCTGGCCCGTGACCTGCCGCTGGAACCGGTCGTGCACCGCTCCGCCTGA
- a CDS encoding NADP-dependent oxidoreductase, with protein MRAITFSAYGGPEVLQLSDVPVPEPGPGQVRLAVRVAGVNPIDWKIRNGAMQQNFPIAFPHIPGAEVAGVVDAVGEGADFAVGDEVFGWSETGAYAEYALAKAIAPKPASISWADAATLPVAGETALRVLGQLGVREGETLVLLGASGTVGRFAAQVAVAQGVTVVGTGGSRSLDDLKSLGVVPVLYGDGWVERVREATSGKVDAVFDAAGHGVLPGSVELRGGKDRIITIADPAAFELGIPFSSGGEQSREVLTGIAGWVTDRGVGIAQGKSYPLAEAAAAQVESEDGHPGGKLTITVG; from the coding sequence ATGAGAGCGATCACCTTCTCCGCATACGGCGGACCGGAAGTCCTGCAGCTGTCCGACGTCCCGGTGCCGGAGCCGGGTCCCGGGCAGGTGCGGCTGGCCGTGCGGGTCGCCGGGGTCAACCCGATCGACTGGAAGATCCGCAACGGCGCCATGCAGCAGAACTTCCCGATCGCGTTTCCGCACATCCCGGGTGCCGAGGTCGCCGGGGTCGTCGACGCCGTCGGGGAGGGCGCGGACTTCGCCGTGGGTGACGAGGTCTTCGGCTGGTCGGAGACCGGCGCCTACGCCGAGTACGCGCTCGCGAAGGCGATCGCGCCGAAGCCCGCGAGCATTTCGTGGGCGGATGCCGCCACGTTGCCGGTCGCCGGCGAGACCGCGCTCCGCGTCCTCGGGCAGCTCGGGGTCCGCGAGGGTGAGACGCTCGTGCTCCTCGGCGCCAGCGGGACGGTCGGGCGGTTTGCCGCCCAGGTGGCCGTTGCGCAAGGGGTGACCGTCGTCGGGACCGGGGGCAGCCGGAGTCTCGACGACCTCAAGTCGCTGGGTGTGGTGCCCGTCCTTTATGGCGACGGGTGGGTCGAGCGGGTGCGGGAGGCCACGTCAGGGAAGGTGGACGCCGTGTTCGACGCTGCCGGGCACGGGGTGCTGCCGGGGTCCGTCGAGCTGCGGGGCGGCAAGGACCGGATCATCACCATCGCGGACCCGGCCGCGTTCGAACTGGGGATCCCGTTCTCCAGCGGAGGCGAGCAGAGCCGTGAGGTCCTCACCGGGATCGCCGGCTGGGTGACCGACCGCGGGGTCGGCATCGCGCAGGGCAAGAGCTATCCGCTGGCCGAGGCGGCCGCGGCGCAGGTCGAAAGCGAGGACGGGCACCCTGGCGGAAAACTGACCATCACCGTCGGCTGA
- a CDS encoding 1-acyl-sn-glycerol-3-phosphate acyltransferase codes for MSHAWMPASPCGDGCLTADDPVVGLPRRVLRFAAAISVVVAALVSAPLLLVAPGRDRLLRLIFRGVLRAFGVRLDIRGGADFLTAPAGRGALVVNNHISWLDIVAINALRPMRALAKKEIADWPVLGGLVRRGGSIFLDRERLTTLPATMASLADALRTGSLVSVTPEGTTWCGLASGRFTTATFQAAIDGGVPVRPIALRYRLADGRETSRPAFIGPESLIASLRRVAALRGLVLEIHVCPEIAPGRAETRRELADLAEAAVHSALGTVQIPAQQRRRASRRQAAPLASPLAK; via the coding sequence ATGAGCCACGCCTGGATGCCGGCTTCGCCCTGCGGCGACGGCTGCCTCACCGCCGACGACCCGGTCGTCGGTCTCCCGCGTCGGGTCCTGCGTTTCGCGGCGGCGATCTCGGTGGTCGTCGCGGCGCTGGTGTCCGCGCCCCTGCTGCTGGTCGCCCCGGGTCGCGATCGCCTGCTCCGGCTGATCTTCCGCGGCGTGCTGCGGGCGTTCGGCGTCCGCCTCGACATCCGGGGCGGCGCCGACTTCCTGACCGCGCCCGCCGGCCGGGGCGCGCTGGTGGTCAACAACCACATCTCGTGGCTGGACATCGTCGCGATCAACGCGCTGCGGCCGATGCGCGCGCTGGCCAAGAAGGAGATCGCGGACTGGCCGGTGCTGGGCGGCCTGGTCCGCCGCGGCGGCAGCATCTTCCTCGACCGCGAGCGGCTGACGACGTTGCCGGCCACGATGGCGTCGCTGGCCGACGCGCTCCGGACGGGCTCCCTGGTGAGCGTGACCCCGGAGGGCACGACGTGGTGCGGCCTGGCCTCGGGCCGCTTCACGACGGCGACGTTCCAGGCGGCCATCGACGGCGGCGTCCCGGTGCGCCCGATCGCGTTGCGCTACCGCCTCGCCGACGGCCGTGAGACCAGCCGCCCGGCGTTCATCGGGCCGGAGTCGCTGATCGCGTCTCTGCGCCGGGTCGCGGCCCTGCGCGGTCTGGTGCTCGAAATCCACGTCTGCCCCGAGATCGCCCCCGGCCGTGCGGAGACCCGTCGCGAGCTGGCCGACCTCGCCGAGGCGGCGGTCCATTCCGCGTTGGGCACGGTGCAGATCCCGGCCCAGCAGCGCCGCCGGGCCTCGCGCCGTCAGGCGGCCCCACTGGCTTCGCCTCTCGCGAAGTGA
- a CDS encoding GNAT family N-acetyltransferase yields the protein MGAHLHSLRPGLDVDEFDEFCDHLVVRDDNTGEIVGCYRMLPPERAAQAGKLYADSEFDLAAIEGLRPSLVETGRSCVHPDHRSGAVVSLVWAGIARYMLLSGHRYLAGCASVPLADGGSSAAGVWDILRTKHYSAEDARVTPLIPWDTSGIERPARPTLPPLIKGYIRLGAKAYGPPALDADFGVADFFVVLDLQNVDERYLKFFLGAQG from the coding sequence ATGGGTGCGCACCTCCACTCCCTGCGGCCCGGTCTCGACGTCGACGAGTTCGACGAGTTCTGCGACCACCTCGTCGTCCGCGACGACAACACGGGCGAGATCGTCGGCTGCTACCGCATGCTGCCGCCGGAGCGCGCCGCCCAGGCCGGGAAGCTCTACGCCGACAGCGAGTTCGACCTGGCGGCGATCGAGGGCCTGCGCCCGTCGCTGGTCGAAACCGGCCGGTCGTGCGTGCACCCGGATCACCGCAGCGGCGCCGTCGTCAGCCTGGTCTGGGCCGGGATCGCCCGCTACATGCTGCTGTCCGGCCACCGGTACCTCGCCGGCTGCGCCTCCGTCCCGCTGGCGGACGGCGGCTCCTCCGCCGCCGGCGTGTGGGACATCCTGCGCACCAAGCACTACTCCGCCGAGGACGCGCGCGTCACGCCGCTGATCCCGTGGGACACCTCGGGCATCGAGCGCCCGGCGCGGCCCACGCTGCCGCCGCTGATCAAGGGCTACATCCGGCTCGGCGCCAAGGCCTACGGGCCGCCCGCGCTGGACGCCGACTTCGGCGTCGCGGACTTCTTCGTGGTCCTGGACCTGCAGAACGTCGACGAGCGGTACCTCAAGTTCTTCCTCGGGGCCCAGGGATGA
- a CDS encoding electron transfer flavoprotein subunit alpha/FixB family protein, with protein MAEVLVLVDHVDGEVKKVTLELLTAARALGEPSAVVVGPTGTAAKAKQALASHGAAKVYVAEGDDAANYLVTPKVDVLAALAQSASPAAVLVTASGEGKEVAARLAVRLGSGLIYDAVGVNGDGVIDQSIFGGAFSVKSKSAKGAPVVSIRPGAVEAEPAEGAAAEETVELPAVDAAKATKITGVEPVTGGDRPELTEASIVVSGGRGVGSAEKFDVVEKLADSLGAAVGASRAAVDSGYYPAQFQVGQTGKTVSPQLYIALGISGAIQHRAGMQTSKTIIAVNKDPEAPIFEIADFGIVGDLFNVAPQLTEAVDKRKG; from the coding sequence ATGGCTGAAGTACTCGTCCTCGTCGACCACGTCGACGGTGAGGTCAAGAAGGTCACGCTCGAGCTGCTGACCGCCGCCCGCGCGCTCGGTGAGCCGTCGGCCGTCGTCGTCGGCCCGACCGGGACCGCCGCCAAGGCGAAGCAGGCGCTGGCCTCGCACGGCGCCGCCAAGGTGTATGTCGCGGAAGGCGACGACGCCGCGAACTACCTGGTCACGCCCAAGGTGGACGTGCTCGCCGCGCTCGCGCAGTCGGCGTCCCCGGCCGCCGTGCTCGTCACCGCCAGCGGTGAGGGCAAGGAGGTCGCCGCCCGCCTGGCCGTGCGCCTGGGCTCCGGCCTGATCTACGACGCCGTGGGCGTCAACGGCGACGGCGTCATCGACCAGTCCATCTTCGGTGGCGCGTTCTCGGTCAAGTCCAAGTCCGCGAAGGGCGCGCCGGTCGTCTCGATCCGCCCGGGTGCGGTCGAGGCCGAGCCCGCCGAGGGCGCGGCGGCCGAGGAGACCGTCGAGCTGCCCGCCGTCGACGCGGCGAAGGCGACGAAGATCACCGGCGTCGAGCCGGTCACCGGCGGCGACCGGCCGGAGCTGACCGAGGCCTCGATCGTGGTCTCCGGTGGCCGCGGCGTCGGTTCGGCGGAGAAGTTCGACGTCGTCGAGAAGCTGGCCGACTCGCTCGGCGCGGCTGTCGGCGCCTCGCGTGCCGCCGTCGACTCCGGCTACTACCCGGCGCAGTTCCAGGTCGGCCAGACCGGCAAGACGGTCTCGCCGCAGCTGTACATCGCGCTCGGCATCTCCGGCGCGATCCAGCACCGCGCCGGCATGCAGACGTCGAAGACGATCATCGCCGTCAACAAGGACCCGGAGGCGCCGATCTTCGAGATCGCCGACTTCGGCATCGTCGGCGACCTGTTCAACGTCGCGCCGCAGCTGACCGAAGCGGTCGACAAGCGCAAGGGCTGA
- a CDS encoding electron transfer flavoprotein subunit beta/FixA family protein, producing MTNIVVLVKQVPDTYSERKLNGSDNTLDRESADAVLDEINEKAVEEALKIKEAGEGEVTVISVGPDRATDAIRKALSMGADKAIHVSDEALHGSDAIATAKVLAAAIGKVEGFDLVIAGNESSDGRGGAIPAILAELLGLPQVTYVREVTVDGSTIKATRETEDGLTHLEASLPAIVSVGEKINEPRYPSFKGIMAAKKKPVETFTIADLGIDAGEVGLANAWSQVTESAPKPPRTAGEKVEDEGDGGTKVAEYLVGQKLI from the coding sequence ATGACCAACATCGTCGTCCTGGTCAAGCAGGTACCGGACACCTACTCGGAGCGGAAGCTCAACGGGTCCGACAACACCCTTGACCGCGAATCCGCCGACGCCGTGCTCGACGAGATCAACGAGAAGGCCGTCGAAGAAGCGCTGAAGATCAAGGAAGCCGGCGAGGGCGAGGTCACCGTGATCTCGGTGGGCCCGGACCGCGCGACCGACGCCATCCGCAAGGCCCTGTCCATGGGCGCCGACAAGGCCATCCACGTCTCCGACGAGGCCCTGCACGGCTCCGACGCGATCGCCACCGCCAAGGTGCTCGCCGCCGCGATCGGCAAGGTCGAGGGCTTCGACCTGGTCATCGCCGGCAACGAGTCCTCCGACGGCCGCGGCGGCGCCATTCCGGCGATCCTCGCCGAGCTGCTGGGCCTGCCGCAGGTCACCTACGTGCGTGAGGTCACCGTCGACGGCTCGACGATCAAGGCCACCCGCGAGACCGAGGACGGCCTGACCCACCTCGAGGCGAGCCTGCCCGCGATCGTGAGCGTCGGCGAGAAGATCAACGAGCCGCGCTACCCGTCCTTCAAGGGCATCATGGCCGCGAAGAAGAAGCCGGTCGAGACGTTCACCATCGCCGACCTGGGCATCGACGCGGGCGAGGTCGGTCTCGCCAACGCGTGGTCGCAGGTGACCGAGTCCGCGCCGAAGCCGCCGCGCACCGCCGGCGAGAAGGTCGAGGACGAGGGCGACGGCGGCACCAAGGTCGCCGAGTACCTCGTCGGCCAGAAGCTCATCTGA
- a CDS encoding DegV family protein has product MPSRIAVITDSSSCLPDLIASRWAIGVVQIQLSLGGHYDDENRFDRGEVIDAMRAGQVITTAPPDPGAFFWAYQEAATAGATAIVSIHISGRMSDTVRAAREAAQQVRVPVHILDSRTTGMSLGFAAVSAARAAAAGADAARVIEAAERRCLTSTEFIYVDTLEYLRRGGRIGAAQAMLGSAFSIKPLLTVKDGEVAPLARVPGTRRALAKMVDLAVKKSGGFRADIAVTRFGASDHELEIGRQIERRVPAMVESMVVEASTVIGAHLGPGALGITVSPVG; this is encoded by the coding sequence ATGCCCTCGCGCATCGCCGTCATCACCGACTCGAGCTCCTGCCTGCCCGATCTCATCGCTTCTCGCTGGGCGATCGGCGTCGTCCAGATCCAGCTGAGCCTGGGCGGCCACTACGACGACGAGAACCGCTTCGACCGCGGCGAGGTGATCGACGCCATGAGAGCCGGGCAGGTGATCACCACAGCGCCCCCGGACCCGGGGGCGTTCTTCTGGGCGTACCAGGAGGCGGCCACCGCCGGCGCGACCGCCATCGTCAGCATCCACATCTCCGGCCGCATGTCCGACACCGTCCGCGCGGCGCGCGAGGCCGCCCAGCAGGTCCGCGTCCCGGTGCACATCCTGGACAGCCGGACCACCGGCATGAGCCTCGGCTTCGCCGCCGTGTCCGCCGCGCGGGCGGCCGCGGCCGGCGCGGACGCGGCCCGGGTCATCGAAGCCGCCGAACGCCGCTGCCTCACCAGCACCGAGTTCATCTACGTCGACACCCTCGAGTACCTCCGCCGCGGGGGGCGCATCGGTGCCGCGCAGGCCATGCTCGGTAGTGCGTTTTCGATCAAACCGCTGCTCACGGTCAAGGACGGCGAGGTCGCACCCCTCGCCAGGGTGCCGGGCACCCGGCGCGCGCTGGCCAAGATGGTGGACCTCGCGGTGAAGAAGTCCGGCGGCTTCCGCGCCGACATCGCCGTCACCCGGTTCGGCGCCAGCGACCACGAGCTGGAGATCGGCAGGCAGATCGAACGCCGGGTGCCGGCGATGGTCGAGAGCATGGTCGTCGAGGCGAGCACGGTCATCGGCGCCCACCTCGGCCCCGGCGCGCTCGGCATCACGGTGTCGCCGGTCGGCTGA
- a CDS encoding bifunctional 2-polyprenyl-6-hydroxyphenol methylase/3-demethylubiquinol 3-O-methyltransferase UbiG, translating into MTTPATRAEALHLTGERTVPGIAEENYWFRRHEAAYAALLPHCADATVLEAGCGEGYGASLLATTARRVLALDYDVPTTEHVARRYPEVAVARANLAFLPVRDGAVDVVANFQVIEHLWDQAGFLAECRRVLPENGKLLVTTPNRLTFTPDSDTPLNPFHTRELAPSELAGLLTDAGFEVETLHGLHHGEAVQALDERYGGSIIDAQLDVVMGKLPGQAEWPDALLADVAAIEATGFDIHGEDLDASFDLIAVAVRR; encoded by the coding sequence GTGACCACCCCAGCCACCCGGGCCGAGGCGCTGCACCTCACCGGCGAACGGACCGTCCCCGGCATCGCCGAGGAAAATTACTGGTTCCGGCGCCACGAAGCCGCGTACGCCGCCCTGCTCCCCCACTGCGCGGACGCGACGGTGCTCGAGGCCGGCTGCGGCGAAGGTTACGGCGCGAGCCTCCTCGCGACCACGGCCCGCCGGGTGCTCGCCCTGGACTACGACGTCCCGACGACCGAACACGTCGCCCGCCGCTACCCCGAGGTCGCCGTGGCGCGGGCGAACCTGGCGTTCCTCCCGGTCCGGGACGGCGCGGTCGACGTCGTCGCCAACTTCCAGGTCATCGAGCACCTGTGGGATCAGGCCGGCTTCCTCGCCGAGTGCCGTCGGGTGTTGCCGGAAAACGGCAAACTGCTGGTCACGACGCCGAACCGGCTGACCTTCACCCCGGACAGCGACACACCGCTGAACCCGTTCCACACCCGCGAGCTGGCGCCGTCCGAGCTGGCCGGGCTGCTCACCGACGCCGGCTTCGAGGTCGAGACCCTGCACGGGCTGCACCACGGTGAGGCCGTGCAGGCCCTCGACGAGCGGTACGGCGGCTCGATCATCGACGCCCAGCTGGACGTGGTCATGGGCAAGCTGCCGGGCCAGGCCGAGTGGCCGGACGCCCTGCTCGCCGACGTCGCCGCGATCGAGGCCACCGGGTTCGACATCCACGGCGAGGACCTCGACGCGAGCTTCGACCTGATCGCCGTGGCGGTGCGCCGATGA